Proteins encoded by one window of Yersinia massiliensis:
- a CDS encoding alpha-2-macroglobulin family protein produces MNNIGLQRLISFMKGHRTATFVSGVLLSTTLLLTGCDDSKSKDETVTAPAPVTTQATASTPDTPVSKAKDAATLAELAKRHADQPLTLLDASELQLDGASAMVLTFSQPLDPNQDFASQVHLVDTVSGKIDGGWELSDNLMELRLRHLKPERKLLLTVDSTLKGVGGAQLGAQQQQQITTRDIKPSVGFASRGSLLPAKLAQGLPVMALNVDNVDVNFFRIKQDSLANFLATWQYRSALSNWESDDLLKMADLVYTGRFDLNPAVNTREKLLLPLADIKPLQESGVYLAVMQQAGHYSYTNAATLFTLSDIGVSLHSYHNRMDVFTQALAGGSAMKGVSLQLLDDKGQVLVQAETDGQGHAQLEKNTKAKLLLASQNGQTSLIDLNAPALDLAEFDIAGPEGFQKQFFAFGPRDLYRPGETLIVNGLLRDADGKPLTTQPVKVDILKPDSQVVRSFVWQPQEGLYQYQYAIPEAGPTGEWSLRFDLGDNQPRLYKFKVEDFLPERMALDISASKEPIATDSEASFAITGRYLYGAPASGNRLQGQLFLRPQREAVASLPGFEFGSIIEENLSRTLDEFDTTLDSDGQTDVEVENNWQNAQSPLKVILQASLLESGGRPVTRRAEQAVWPAEALAGIRPLFNKQQVYDYRSDSYKSQAMVDQDTQAGFEIVYANADGEKLAVDGLKVKLVRERRDYYWQWSESDGWQSLFDKKDLQLAEQTVNIAANGSAKVSFPVEWGAYRVEVSNPDNELVSSSRFWAGYSWQDNTSGSGAVRPDQVKLTLDKPAYRPGEKVKLHIQAPAAGNGYLLVESSDGPLWWQEVTIPEGGTEVEVPINHGWNRHDLYLSATVIRPGDKAQQSTPKRAIGLLHLPLVDETRKLALQLDAPARIRPNQTLTVKVKAERTGAPLPEKVQVLVSAVDSGILNITDYTTPDPYDAFFGRKRYSADQYDVYGQLIEGQGRLASLRFGGDGDDEDALSRGGKKPITEVTIVAQQAQPVTLNAQGEGTVELAIPDFNGELRLMAQAWSQEDFGKAESKVVVAAPLIAQLAMPRFLAGGDSTELALDLSNLSGQPQTLLLNLAASDLLALKGEPTQTVTLANGERKTVLIPVRALNGFGQGDIGLTIKGMVLPGEKLADYQHHWKIGVRPAYPAQTRHFANVLRSGESWSLPAEALAGLAPETLQGQLLVTSRPPLNLARYISELYAYPYGCLEQTVSGLYPSLYSNHAQLTALGIKADSDEKRRQTIDVGIEHLLSMQRYNGGFGLWSNDSPEEFWLTAYATDFLYRASQQGYSVPAAALIAANARLQRYLQDPNQIEIRYSEQTKHTRFAVQAYAGLVLAQQQQASLGALRQLYTRSNDARSGLPLVQLGVALKLMGDMPRAKEAITQGLNTQRSDKDYWLEDYGSSVRDDALILALLTDNNLLPEARDTRLLALSDALVGRNYLSTQESNALFLAGRTLMSGAETPWQLAIAPQTASLENSTTLTQSSALNQNWSAQQLAEGMQLQNRGDIPLYSRVDVVGYPQQTPVPFSRNLHINRSYIGLDGKPLQLSQLKSGELVLVHLDVWADQRVPDALVVDLLPAGLELENQNLGDSSASLGESANSVTELLQDMQQSDIKHQEFRDDRYVAAVSVDGYRHTTLLYLARAVTPGIYQVPAPQVESMYVPDWRALGVTPMQLEIVK; encoded by the coding sequence ATGAATAACATCGGTTTGCAGCGGTTAATCTCATTCATGAAAGGGCACCGGACAGCGACATTCGTCAGTGGTGTGTTATTAAGTACCACATTACTTTTAACGGGTTGCGATGACAGTAAAAGTAAAGATGAAACAGTCACTGCACCTGCGCCAGTTACAACGCAGGCTACAGCTTCTACTCCCGATACTCCGGTGAGCAAAGCAAAAGATGCGGCGACATTGGCAGAATTAGCCAAACGCCATGCCGATCAGCCGCTCACCTTGCTGGATGCTTCTGAACTGCAACTCGATGGGGCCAGTGCCATGGTGCTGACCTTCTCACAACCGCTGGACCCAAATCAGGACTTCGCTTCACAAGTGCATCTGGTGGATACCGTCAGCGGCAAAATTGACGGTGGCTGGGAGCTATCAGACAACTTGATGGAGCTGCGTTTACGTCACCTCAAACCTGAGCGCAAATTGCTGTTAACTGTTGATAGCACGCTAAAAGGAGTAGGGGGTGCTCAGCTTGGTGCGCAACAACAGCAGCAAATCACCACCCGTGATATCAAACCGAGTGTCGGCTTTGCCAGCCGCGGTTCTTTGCTGCCCGCTAAACTGGCACAAGGCCTGCCGGTGATGGCACTGAATGTCGATAATGTTGATGTGAACTTCTTCCGCATTAAGCAAGATAGCTTGGCTAACTTCCTCGCCACTTGGCAGTATCGCAGTGCACTCTCTAACTGGGAGTCAGACGATCTGTTGAAAATGGCTGATTTGGTCTATACCGGCCGTTTTGACCTCAATCCTGCCGTCAATACCCGTGAAAAACTGCTGCTACCACTGGCGGATATTAAGCCGCTGCAAGAATCTGGCGTTTATCTGGCAGTGATGCAACAAGCCGGGCATTACAGTTACACCAATGCGGCCACCTTATTTACACTCAGTGATATAGGCGTTTCGCTACACAGCTACCACAACCGGATGGATGTCTTCACGCAAGCGCTGGCAGGTGGATCCGCCATGAAAGGCGTGTCATTGCAACTATTAGATGACAAAGGCCAAGTGCTGGTACAGGCCGAAACGGACGGGCAAGGCCATGCGCAACTGGAGAAAAATACCAAAGCGAAGCTGTTATTGGCGTCGCAGAACGGGCAAACCAGCCTGATTGACCTCAATGCACCCGCGCTGGATCTGGCTGAATTTGATATCGCGGGGCCGGAAGGTTTCCAGAAGCAGTTCTTTGCCTTCGGTCCCCGTGATTTGTATCGTCCCGGTGAAACCTTAATCGTCAATGGCTTACTGCGCGATGCAGACGGGAAACCGTTAACCACGCAACCGGTTAAAGTCGATATCCTCAAGCCTGATAGCCAAGTGGTGCGTAGTTTTGTCTGGCAGCCGCAAGAGGGGCTATATCAGTATCAATACGCCATTCCAGAGGCTGGCCCGACGGGTGAGTGGTCGCTGCGTTTTGACTTGGGTGATAACCAGCCGCGTTTGTACAAATTCAAAGTGGAAGATTTCCTGCCTGAGCGTATGGCGTTGGACATTAGCGCCAGTAAAGAGCCCATTGCCACCGACAGTGAAGCGAGTTTTGCCATCACAGGCCGCTATTTATACGGTGCTCCGGCTTCTGGCAACCGCCTACAAGGCCAACTGTTCTTGCGCCCGCAGCGTGAAGCTGTTGCGTCATTACCCGGTTTTGAATTTGGTTCGATTATCGAAGAAAACCTGTCACGGACTTTAGATGAGTTCGATACCACGCTCGACAGCGACGGCCAAACGGATGTCGAAGTAGAGAACAACTGGCAAAATGCTCAGTCGCCACTAAAAGTGATTTTACAGGCCAGTTTGTTGGAATCAGGCGGCCGACCGGTGACTCGCCGCGCAGAACAAGCCGTGTGGCCTGCCGAAGCGCTGGCCGGTATTCGCCCACTGTTCAATAAACAGCAGGTGTATGATTACCGCAGTGACAGCTATAAGTCACAAGCGATGGTCGACCAAGACACGCAAGCAGGTTTTGAAATCGTTTATGCCAATGCCGACGGTGAAAAGCTCGCGGTTGATGGCTTGAAAGTTAAGTTGGTGCGTGAGCGCCGCGATTATTACTGGCAGTGGTCAGAAAGCGATGGCTGGCAGTCACTGTTTGATAAAAAAGATCTCCAACTGGCTGAACAAACGGTCAATATTGCCGCCAATGGTAGTGCGAAAGTGAGCTTCCCTGTGGAATGGGGCGCATACCGTGTTGAGGTGAGCAATCCAGATAATGAGCTGGTGAGCAGTTCGCGCTTCTGGGCCGGTTACAGTTGGCAAGATAATACCTCAGGCAGTGGCGCAGTACGGCCGGACCAAGTGAAACTGACGCTGGATAAACCGGCTTATCGCCCCGGCGAAAAAGTGAAATTGCACATTCAAGCGCCTGCCGCGGGGAATGGCTACCTATTGGTGGAGTCCAGCGATGGCCCACTCTGGTGGCAAGAAGTGACTATTCCTGAAGGGGGCACCGAGGTTGAAGTGCCGATTAACCACGGTTGGAATCGCCATGATTTATATCTCAGTGCCACGGTGATCCGACCCGGTGACAAAGCTCAGCAATCGACCCCCAAACGGGCCATTGGTTTGCTGCATCTGCCGTTAGTCGATGAAACCCGTAAGTTAGCGCTGCAATTAGACGCGCCTGCGCGCATTCGGCCAAACCAAACCTTAACGGTGAAAGTGAAAGCTGAACGAACGGGGGCGCCGTTGCCTGAAAAAGTGCAAGTGCTGGTGTCTGCTGTTGATAGCGGAATTTTAAATATTACCGATTACACCACGCCGGACCCTTACGATGCTTTCTTTGGTCGTAAACGTTACAGTGCTGATCAATACGATGTCTACGGGCAATTGATTGAAGGGCAGGGCCGTTTAGCCAGCTTGCGGTTTGGTGGTGATGGTGATGACGAAGATGCACTATCTCGTGGCGGTAAAAAGCCGATCACTGAAGTGACCATCGTGGCGCAGCAAGCTCAACCTGTCACACTTAATGCGCAAGGTGAAGGCACGGTCGAATTGGCGATCCCTGATTTCAACGGTGAACTGCGCTTGATGGCGCAAGCTTGGAGTCAGGAAGACTTCGGTAAGGCGGAGTCTAAAGTGGTGGTTGCCGCGCCATTGATTGCTCAGTTGGCTATGCCGCGCTTCTTGGCTGGCGGCGATAGCACTGAGCTGGCGTTAGATCTCAGTAACTTATCCGGCCAGCCTCAAACTCTTTTACTCAATCTCGCCGCCAGCGATTTATTGGCGTTAAAAGGCGAACCCACTCAAACGGTCACGCTGGCTAATGGTGAACGTAAAACGGTATTGATTCCGGTTCGAGCGTTGAACGGTTTTGGGCAGGGTGATATTGGCTTGACCATCAAGGGTATGGTATTGCCGGGCGAGAAACTGGCTGACTATCAACATCATTGGAAAATTGGTGTGCGCCCAGCCTATCCTGCTCAAACTCGTCATTTCGCCAATGTACTGCGCAGTGGCGAAAGTTGGAGTCTGCCAGCGGAAGCCCTAGCGGGATTAGCGCCAGAAACGCTGCAAGGACAACTGTTGGTGACTAGCCGTCCACCGCTCAATTTGGCGCGTTATATCAGTGAGTTATACGCTTATCCGTATGGCTGTCTGGAACAAACGGTGAGCGGATTATATCCTTCGCTGTACAGCAACCACGCGCAACTCACCGCGCTAGGGATTAAGGCGGATAGTGATGAAAAACGACGCCAAACGATCGATGTAGGGATTGAGCATTTGCTCAGTATGCAGCGATATAACGGCGGTTTTGGTTTGTGGAGCAATGACAGCCCTGAAGAGTTTTGGCTGACGGCTTATGCCACTGACTTCCTGTATCGCGCAAGCCAACAGGGTTACAGTGTGCCCGCGGCCGCATTAATCGCCGCCAATGCACGCTTGCAGCGCTATTTGCAAGATCCTAACCAGATTGAAATTCGCTACAGTGAGCAAACCAAACACACCCGTTTTGCCGTGCAAGCCTATGCCGGTTTAGTGCTCGCGCAGCAGCAGCAGGCATCACTGGGAGCATTGCGCCAATTGTATACCCGCAGCAATGACGCTCGTTCAGGTCTGCCACTGGTACAGTTGGGGGTCGCACTGAAGTTGATGGGCGATATGCCACGAGCCAAAGAAGCCATCACACAAGGGCTGAATACCCAGCGTAGCGATAAGGATTATTGGCTGGAAGATTACGGCAGTTCAGTGCGTGATGATGCGCTGATTTTGGCACTATTAACCGACAACAATTTACTGCCAGAAGCGCGAGATACGCGTTTGTTGGCGCTATCCGATGCGCTGGTAGGCCGTAATTATCTCTCCACCCAAGAAAGCAATGCGTTGTTCTTAGCGGGCCGCACACTCATGAGTGGGGCCGAGACACCATGGCAACTGGCGATAGCACCGCAGACGGCATCACTCGAGAACAGTACCACGCTGACGCAAAGTAGTGCATTGAACCAAAACTGGTCGGCGCAACAACTGGCTGAAGGGATGCAACTGCAAAACCGTGGTGATATTCCATTGTACAGCCGCGTCGATGTGGTGGGTTATCCGCAGCAAACACCAGTCCCGTTTAGTCGCAACCTCCATATCAACCGCAGTTATATCGGGCTTGATGGCAAGCCGTTACAGCTATCGCAACTGAAAAGTGGTGAACTGGTGCTGGTGCATCTCGATGTGTGGGCTGATCAGCGCGTACCGGATGCACTGGTGGTAGATTTACTGCCTGCGGGCTTGGAGCTGGAAAACCAAAATCTGGGGGACAGCAGCGCTAGTCTGGGCGAGAGCGCCAACAGTGTGACTGAGTTATTGCAGGATATGCAGCAGTCAGATATTAAGCATCAGGAATTCCGTGATGATCGCTATGTTGCAGCCGTTAGCGTTGATGGCTACCGCCATACCACCTTGCTGTATCTGGCGCGTGCGGTCACACCGGGTATCTACCAAGTGCCCGCGCCGCAAGTAGAATCAATGTATGTGCCGGATTGGCGGGCATTAGGTGTTACGCCGATGCAACTCGAAATTGTGAAATAA
- the pbpC gene encoding peptidoglycan glycosyltransferase PbpC (penicillin-binding protein 1C), producing the protein MRTALFSRYRRLWLAMVIIAVLLPATLWLADRLWPLPLTQVQVARVVVAEDGTPLWRFADAEGVWRYPVKLQDVSPYYLQALLTFEDRWFYTHPGVNPLALARAVWQDLRAGKILSGGSTLSMQVARLIDPHPRTFTGKLRQVWRTFQLEWHFSKDQILELYLNRAPFGGTLQGIGAASWTYLGKPPSQLTPAEAALLAVLPQAPSRLRPDRYPLLAKAARDKVLTRLADYHVWSAEHVAEIKQEEIWLAPRQVPQLAPLLARRLSTGNQREVIQTTLDAPLQRQLEDMAAGWRRQLPEKTSLGLLVVDHTTMNVRAYLGSVDFQDNSRFGHVDMVSAWRSPGSTLKPFLYAMALDDGLIHAESLLQDVPRRFGDYRPGNFDTGFHGPVSASEALVRSLNLPAVQLLEAYGPKRFTANLRNGGLNLRFPPHSEPSLAVILGGTGSRLDQLVAAYSAFARGGMAATLRFEPQQQVQERRLFSAGAAWIIRRILAGESRPLPDDSLPATVPLAWKTGTSYGYRDAWAIGVNARYAIGVWVGRPDGTPVAGQFGYATAIPILNQVNNLLLVGMQQNGRQLPRDPRPASVSRAEICWPNGQPLAAGDSNCRQRRQSWVLDGTLPPTLAAAGQENMQGSQLSVWLDAQGLRVAADCPQATPHQIALWPLPLEPWLPVAERRKQRLPAMSAQCPPQGGVDTPPLLILGLRDGAIVKRLPGHSSLDLRLATQGGSGQHWWFLNGEQVAVTENNQSWVQTLSSPGHYQLSVLDESGLVSNLGFRVE; encoded by the coding sequence ATGCGAACTGCGTTGTTTTCTCGCTATCGCCGCCTGTGGCTAGCGATGGTCATCATAGCTGTATTGCTTCCGGCCACGTTGTGGCTGGCAGATAGGTTATGGCCATTGCCATTGACGCAAGTTCAGGTCGCCCGCGTGGTGGTGGCTGAAGACGGCACGCCCTTATGGCGCTTTGCGGATGCCGAAGGTGTATGGCGCTATCCGGTCAAACTGCAAGACGTTTCGCCATACTACCTGCAAGCGCTGCTCACATTTGAAGATCGCTGGTTTTACACTCATCCAGGCGTCAATCCATTGGCGTTGGCCCGTGCTGTTTGGCAAGATCTGCGCGCAGGTAAAATATTGTCTGGTGGCAGTACGTTATCGATGCAAGTTGCACGCCTTATCGATCCGCATCCTCGCACGTTTACCGGTAAGTTGCGGCAAGTTTGGCGAACTTTTCAACTTGAGTGGCATTTCTCCAAAGATCAAATTCTCGAACTCTACCTGAATCGCGCCCCTTTTGGTGGCACACTACAAGGGATTGGGGCAGCCAGTTGGACCTATCTAGGGAAACCCCCTTCCCAATTAACACCCGCAGAAGCGGCACTGTTGGCGGTATTGCCACAAGCCCCTAGCCGCTTACGCCCTGATCGTTACCCACTGCTCGCCAAAGCGGCGCGCGATAAAGTCCTCACACGTTTAGCTGATTATCATGTGTGGTCAGCGGAGCATGTGGCTGAAATTAAGCAAGAGGAAATCTGGTTAGCACCGCGTCAGGTGCCACAATTAGCCCCACTGCTGGCGCGGCGGTTGAGTACAGGCAATCAACGGGAAGTGATTCAGACCACGTTAGATGCACCATTGCAGCGCCAACTGGAAGATATGGCTGCCGGTTGGCGTCGGCAATTACCAGAGAAAACATCGCTGGGGCTGCTGGTGGTTGATCATACCACCATGAATGTACGGGCTTATCTGGGGTCGGTTGATTTTCAGGATAACAGCCGCTTCGGCCATGTGGATATGGTCAGCGCGTGGCGTTCACCGGGTTCAACACTGAAGCCATTTCTCTATGCGATGGCATTGGATGATGGGCTAATCCATGCTGAATCCTTGTTGCAAGATGTCCCGCGCCGCTTCGGTGATTATCGCCCCGGTAATTTCGATACCGGATTTCATGGCCCAGTCAGTGCCAGCGAAGCCTTGGTCCGTTCACTGAACTTACCGGCAGTGCAATTGTTGGAAGCCTACGGCCCTAAACGCTTTACTGCGAATTTACGCAATGGCGGCCTGAACTTGCGTTTTCCGCCTCACAGTGAACCGAGTCTGGCAGTCATTCTTGGCGGGACGGGCTCACGATTGGACCAGTTAGTTGCCGCCTATAGTGCGTTTGCTCGTGGTGGTATGGCGGCGACATTGCGCTTTGAACCCCAGCAGCAGGTGCAGGAACGTCGGCTGTTTTCAGCGGGTGCGGCATGGATTATCCGGCGAATATTAGCCGGAGAAAGCAGACCATTGCCGGATGATAGCTTGCCGGCAACAGTACCATTGGCTTGGAAAACCGGCACCAGTTACGGTTATCGTGATGCGTGGGCAATTGGAGTCAATGCCCGTTATGCCATCGGCGTGTGGGTCGGGCGGCCAGACGGGACCCCTGTCGCTGGGCAGTTTGGTTATGCCACGGCTATTCCAATCCTTAATCAAGTCAATAATTTGCTGCTGGTGGGAATGCAACAAAATGGCCGCCAGTTACCGAGGGATCCGCGGCCTGCATCAGTGAGTCGAGCAGAGATCTGTTGGCCAAATGGACAGCCGCTGGCGGCGGGGGACAGTAACTGCCGACAACGTCGCCAGAGCTGGGTGCTTGATGGCACATTGCCGCCCACATTGGCGGCAGCAGGCCAAGAGAATATGCAAGGTAGCCAACTCAGTGTATGGCTTGATGCTCAGGGCTTGCGAGTGGCGGCAGATTGCCCTCAGGCCACACCACACCAAATAGCTTTATGGCCGCTACCCCTTGAACCTTGGTTACCCGTGGCGGAACGTCGCAAACAACGCTTACCAGCAATGAGTGCACAATGCCCACCACAAGGTGGTGTCGACACTCCCCCATTACTGATTTTAGGTCTGCGTGATGGCGCTATTGTTAAGCGTTTACCTGGTCATAGCAGCCTTGATCTTCGTCTGGCTACCCAAGGTGGCAGTGGACAACACTGGTGGTTTCTTAATGGGGAGCAAGTTGCAGTAACGGAAAATAATCAGTCATGGGTACAAACATTATCTAGCCCAGGGCACTATCAACTTAGTGTATTAGATGAAAGTGGATTAGTCAGTAATTTGGGTTTTCGCGTGGAATAA
- a CDS encoding peptidase inhibitor family I36 protein, whose product MMKNKYQLLFISLLMVLSYDVLAEKDKVCFYADSNYTGESICAAEGDEVKRIMKSWNDRISSINVPEGMVVSIYENDNFSGRSTTLKNNIDFLSHPDFNYFNDIISSFKIRYSACFYEYDRFEGEAICLSDNEQIDLYNEKKHNISDSLNDRISSISVPSAMQVTLYKDDRYNGDRFVLTENFLLDTLKELGMAFNISSITASQIDNFVCDRSCVVNNKMVIPIKSIFGQYWNDERIGSKQVLISLKLTGNDDYLIWLSDNGLIRVKDRVIYYIHDYISNAAYYEMSSNSNRLSILSRFNGGYFESQFIESFDHEMLYLSPIIGYLFNPNKDDIHFSILNFNLNGNKSVIIDKIVMAAEKAVQRTERSIPGKTSCWLIPILNMYNYIVQGECNQVDRFVRNISDFFNGSSDKILQISGSSKPLPKVSSNSEPTSKLPLTEPHGTLTYIKAGLDKQSLTMLATALACKVSMKEQLLPNIRTRRDDSPACINWTLDILTTFTLLFGDSLSGWNAENFGRVIERILHHQDTGYAVIDVEAEKRLVRSVGAFIAENVDEDLIRLKTAFDFSQLSYANYLSHNNTESPVLPPQRSQELLLGRYELVLENFSYTETIPRIRQAGQWVEHPELNFEIEIITGAPNVTLPARQNVSPTVEEWHRLYRQPLLLIEDSSDDSSDIEPNVVHARDSIIPASRIVSDVIQSWLRTSREDYIYVIVRLSGKIVSITLAVDINDTDLGIGGSLSDPAYVLHPLNEGAIRGAGTAAIKALAHFAAKKGKRALVSDVISQPSAIVKKKVGFKFIDEL is encoded by the coding sequence ATGATGAAAAATAAGTACCAACTATTATTTATCTCATTGCTAATGGTTTTAAGCTATGACGTTTTAGCCGAAAAAGATAAGGTCTGCTTTTATGCGGATTCAAATTATACAGGGGAGTCCATCTGCGCTGCAGAGGGTGATGAAGTTAAGCGTATAATGAAGAGTTGGAATGACAGAATATCATCCATTAATGTTCCGGAGGGAATGGTCGTTTCAATCTATGAGAATGATAACTTCTCAGGTCGTTCAACAACACTAAAGAATAACATTGATTTTTTATCTCATCCTGATTTTAATTATTTCAACGATATTATAAGTTCTTTCAAAATAAGGTATTCTGCTTGTTTTTATGAGTATGATCGTTTCGAGGGTGAGGCGATTTGTCTCTCTGATAATGAACAAATTGACCTATATAATGAAAAGAAACATAATATTTCGGACTCATTGAATGATAGAATTAGCTCGATTAGTGTCCCTTCAGCTATGCAAGTGACTCTCTACAAAGATGACCGTTACAATGGCGATAGATTTGTGTTAACGGAGAATTTTTTGTTAGACACTTTAAAAGAACTGGGTATGGCTTTTAATATTTCAAGTATTACGGCATCGCAAATAGATAATTTTGTTTGTGATCGTTCTTGTGTTGTCAATAACAAGATGGTCATCCCGATAAAGAGTATTTTTGGTCAATATTGGAATGATGAACGGATAGGTTCAAAGCAAGTATTAATCAGTCTTAAATTGACAGGTAATGATGATTATTTAATTTGGTTGTCTGATAATGGGCTTATCAGAGTTAAAGATAGAGTTATATATTATATTCATGATTACATTAGTAATGCTGCTTATTATGAAATGAGTAGTAATAGTAATCGGTTGTCAATATTGTCACGTTTCAATGGTGGGTATTTTGAATCGCAATTTATAGAATCTTTTGATCATGAAATGCTCTATTTATCACCCATAATTGGATACTTATTCAATCCCAATAAAGATGACATTCACTTTTCTATTTTGAACTTCAACTTAAATGGAAACAAGTCAGTTATCATAGATAAAATTGTGATGGCCGCTGAAAAAGCCGTTCAAAGAACCGAGCGTAGTATCCCAGGGAAAACATCTTGTTGGCTAATACCAATTCTCAATATGTACAACTATATTGTGCAAGGAGAATGTAATCAGGTCGATCGGTTTGTGAGGAATATATCTGATTTCTTTAATGGTAGTAGTGATAAAATATTACAAATTTCTGGCTCATCGAAACCCTTACCAAAAGTTAGTTCCAATAGTGAGCCTACTTCTAAACTTCCTTTAACAGAACCTCATGGAACACTCACCTACATTAAGGCTGGTCTGGATAAGCAATCATTAACGATGCTTGCAACTGCCTTAGCCTGTAAAGTTTCGATGAAGGAACAATTACTCCCAAATATCCGAACCCGACGTGATGATTCTCCGGCATGTATTAATTGGACATTGGATATTCTGACTACCTTTACTTTATTATTTGGTGATAGCCTATCAGGCTGGAATGCAGAAAATTTTGGACGAGTCATTGAGCGTATTCTTCATCATCAGGATACAGGGTATGCTGTAATAGATGTTGAAGCCGAAAAGCGCCTGGTGCGCAGTGTGGGGGCTTTTATTGCCGAAAATGTCGATGAAGATTTGATTCGCTTAAAAACTGCATTCGACTTCTCTCAACTCAGTTATGCCAATTATCTGAGTCATAATAATACTGAATCCCCAGTACTCCCACCACAGCGGTCACAGGAATTGCTGCTTGGCCGTTATGAATTGGTATTAGAAAACTTCAGCTATACAGAAACTATTCCCAGAATAAGACAGGCTGGGCAGTGGGTTGAACATCCTGAACTGAATTTTGAGATTGAAATAATTACGGGGGCTCCCAATGTGACATTGCCTGCCCGACAAAATGTGAGTCCAACAGTAGAAGAATGGCACCGGCTATACCGTCAGCCTCTTCTACTTATTGAGGACAGCAGTGATGATTCTTCTGATATTGAACCCAATGTAGTTCATGCCAGAGATTCGATTATTCCAGCTTCACGTATTGTCAGTGATGTTATTCAGAGTTGGTTAAGAACCAGCCGCGAAGATTATATTTATGTCATTGTTCGGCTATCAGGGAAGATAGTGAGTATCACATTGGCTGTTGATATTAATGATACAGATTTAGGGATTGGGGGGTCACTGTCCGATCCCGCATATGTGCTGCACCCGCTAAATGAAGGGGCGATCAGGGGGGCCGGCACCGCAGCTATCAAAGCACTTGCTCATTTTGCCGCTAAAAAAGGGAAAAGGGCTTTAGTTTCAGATGTGATTAGCCAACCTTCAGCGATTGTTAAAAAGAAGGTCGGCTTTAAATTTATTGATGAATTGTAA
- the ndk gene encoding nucleoside-diphosphate kinase, whose protein sequence is MALERTFSIIKPNAVANNDIGAIYARFESAGFKIIAAKMLHLSKEQAEGFYAEHKGRPFFDGLVEFMTSGPIMVQVLEGENAVQRHRDIMGATNPDNALAGTLRADFADSFTANAVHGSDAVESAQREIAYFFAADEIFPRS, encoded by the coding sequence ATGGCTTTAGAACGTACTTTCTCCATCATCAAACCCAATGCTGTTGCTAATAACGATATTGGTGCCATCTATGCACGTTTTGAAAGTGCTGGCTTCAAAATTATTGCGGCAAAAATGCTGCACCTGTCTAAAGAACAAGCCGAAGGTTTTTACGCTGAACATAAAGGCCGTCCATTCTTTGATGGTTTGGTCGAATTTATGACATCAGGCCCAATCATGGTTCAAGTGTTGGAAGGTGAAAATGCCGTTCAGCGTCACCGTGATATCATGGGCGCAACTAACCCAGATAACGCTTTGGCTGGGACTTTGCGTGCTGATTTTGCTGATAGCTTCACTGCTAACGCGGTACACGGTTCGGATGCTGTTGAATCTGCTCAGCGTGAAATCGCTTATTTTTTCGCCGCGGATGAGATTTTTCCTCGCAGCTAA